A window of Acidimicrobiales bacterium contains these coding sequences:
- a CDS encoding leucyl aminopeptidase: MPITFHAVRSVTTAAKAAIRLVTVEQVQAGLENLTAKQLDAAGFEGKVGQTYKWADDGREMVLIGVGPLADLDANGVRRAGAAAGRGFARHPRIGIELPDSELDPSAARRALVEGVRLGSYKFLTYKSDPKPVKLRRVDVGGGSGVRNQAALDLGDAIADGQTLARDLVNEPGGTLTAPEFAKRAAAIGRKNGLNVKVWDEAAIKKGKLGGLLGVNRGSELPPRLVELTYEPEGKAKGTLALVGKGIVFDAGGLSIKTGQGMMTMKCDMGGGAAVVGVMSVMARLAPACRVRAFVPMTDNMLGGDATRPGDVLRIRNGKTIEVLNTDAEGRLILADALSLASEAKPDAIVDLATLTGACMVALGPAIAGLMGNRESWIEQIEAASDASGERVWHLPLPKDYKKQFESPVADMKNIGTPYGGALTAGLILEEFVAEGIAWAHIDIAGPAWSDADEADLTKGGTGFGVRLLAELATNFSPPE; encoded by the coding sequence ATGCCCATCACGTTCCACGCCGTTCGTTCCGTCACCACGGCCGCGAAGGCCGCCATTCGCCTCGTCACCGTCGAGCAGGTCCAGGCCGGTCTCGAAAACCTCACCGCGAAGCAGCTCGATGCGGCCGGATTCGAGGGCAAGGTCGGGCAGACGTACAAATGGGCCGACGACGGCCGGGAGATGGTGCTGATCGGCGTCGGACCGTTGGCCGATCTCGATGCGAACGGAGTCCGCCGGGCCGGCGCAGCTGCAGGCCGAGGCTTCGCTCGTCATCCACGCATCGGCATCGAGCTGCCCGACAGCGAGCTCGACCCGTCGGCGGCCCGCCGAGCGCTGGTCGAGGGCGTTCGGCTCGGCAGCTACAAGTTCCTCACCTACAAGTCCGATCCCAAGCCCGTCAAGCTGCGTCGGGTCGACGTGGGTGGCGGCAGCGGCGTCCGCAACCAGGCGGCACTCGACCTCGGCGACGCCATCGCCGACGGCCAGACGCTGGCCCGGGACCTGGTCAACGAGCCGGGCGGCACGCTCACCGCACCCGAGTTCGCGAAGCGAGCGGCCGCCATCGGCCGCAAGAACGGTCTCAACGTGAAGGTGTGGGACGAAGCGGCGATCAAGAAGGGCAAGCTCGGCGGCTTGCTCGGTGTGAACCGGGGTTCCGAACTGCCGCCCCGTCTGGTCGAACTCACCTACGAGCCCGAGGGCAAGGCCAAGGGCACGCTGGCCCTGGTGGGCAAGGGCATCGTGTTCGACGCCGGCGGTCTGTCGATCAAGACCGGCCAGGGCATGATGACCATGAAGTGCGACATGGGCGGCGGCGCGGCGGTCGTCGGAGTGATGAGCGTGATGGCTCGTCTCGCTCCCGCGTGTCGGGTGCGGGCGTTCGTGCCCATGACCGACAACATGCTCGGTGGCGACGCCACTCGTCCCGGTGATGTGCTCAGGATCCGCAACGGGAAGACCATCGAGGTACTCAACACCGACGCCGAAGGTCGGTTGATCCTTGCCGACGCGTTGTCGCTGGCCAGTGAGGCCAAGCCCGATGCCATCGTCGACCTGGCGACGCTCACCGGGGCCTGCATGGTGGCGCTCGGCCCCGCCATCGCCGGTCTGATGGGCAACCGCGAGTCGTGGATCGAGCAGATCGAGGCCGCATCCGACGCCTCAGGCGAACGCGTGTGGCACCTGCCCCTTCCGAAGGACTACAAGAAGCAGTTCGAGTCGCCGGTGGCCGACATGAAGAACATCGGCACGCCCTACGGCGGCGCGCTCACGGCCGGACTGATCCTCGAGGAGTTCGTCGCCGAAGGCATCGCGTGGGCCCACATCGACATCGCCGGTCCGGCCTGGAGCGACGCCGACGAGGCCGATCTCACCAAGGGTGGCACCGGCTTCGGGGTGCGCCTGCTGGCTGAACTCGCCACCAACTTCTCGCCGCCGGAGTAG
- the ligD gene encoding non-homologous end-joining DNA ligase has translation MPESERVHVEVDGHRLAVSNLEKVLYPMVGFAKAQVIDYYVRIAPVMLPHIEDRGITLRRWPDGVTGDSFFEKRCPSHRPGWVDTCLGPGDRRGGIEYCKLDSIAALAWTANLAALEIHSPMSRCGDIDTPTMLVFDLDPGDPATIVECAQVALEIREVLDTVGLASFPKTSGSKGMQLYAPLNTPHAHDHASDFALAVAQLLEKKLPRLVLSNMTKKLRKGKVFIDWSQNSRHKTTIAPYSLRAKDRPTVSTPLTWDEVADGADGEPLGFEASEVLDRIEEHGDLFAPTLTLEQELPTGG, from the coding sequence GTGCCCGAATCCGAGCGTGTCCACGTCGAGGTCGACGGTCACCGGCTGGCCGTGTCGAACCTCGAGAAGGTGCTCTATCCGATGGTCGGGTTCGCGAAAGCCCAGGTCATCGACTACTACGTGCGCATCGCGCCGGTGATGTTGCCCCACATCGAGGATCGGGGGATCACCCTGCGGCGATGGCCCGACGGGGTGACCGGCGACTCCTTTTTCGAGAAGCGCTGTCCTTCGCATCGACCGGGCTGGGTCGACACCTGTCTCGGCCCCGGTGATCGCCGCGGTGGCATCGAGTACTGCAAGCTCGATTCGATCGCCGCGCTCGCGTGGACGGCCAACCTCGCGGCACTCGAGATCCATTCGCCGATGTCTCGATGCGGTGACATCGACACGCCGACGATGCTGGTCTTCGATCTCGACCCCGGCGATCCGGCCACCATCGTCGAGTGCGCGCAGGTCGCACTCGAGATCCGGGAGGTGCTCGACACCGTCGGGTTGGCGTCGTTCCCGAAGACCTCGGGCAGCAAGGGCATGCAGCTCTATGCGCCGCTCAACACGCCACACGCACACGATCACGCCTCGGACTTCGCGTTGGCCGTGGCACAACTCCTCGAGAAGAAGCTCCCGAGGCTCGTGCTGTCGAACATGACCAAGAAGCTGCGCAAGGGCAAGGTATTCATCGACTGGAGTCAGAATTCGCGCCACAAGACGACGATCGCGCCGTACTCGTTGCGGGCGAAGGATCGACCGACCGTGTCGACCCCGTTGACCTGGGACGAGGTCGCCGACGGCGCCGACGGGGAGCCGCTCGGATTCGAGGCGAGCGAGGTGCTCGACCGCATCGAGGAACACGGCGATCTCTTCGCACCGACGTTGACGCTCGAACAGGAACTCCCCACCGGGGGCTGA
- a CDS encoding Ku protein: protein MPRAIWNGSISFGLVSIPVKLYSAVSRKTVRFNQIDSATGSRVKQKRVSAEDGEEVPYERIVKGYELPSGEFVLITDDEVAALDPEAVRTIDIDEFVDLADIDPIFYDNAYHLVPDAQTAKPYKLLANAMDEASKVGICHFVMRSKQYLGAVRPVDGRLVLSTMVYADEIVDPADIGGFDLLDDIEIDEKEQAMAEQLIATLDATFEPERHKDTYREAVLELIERKAAGETGDDLVPAPAASSDKVIDLMAALEASVKEAKKARGRHPAAGKGPAGKGAGKGGAKPAKKAAKKSAKKAAKKSARVRKSA, encoded by the coding sequence ATGCCGAGAGCGATTTGGAATGGGTCGATCAGCTTCGGGCTGGTCAGCATCCCGGTGAAGTTGTACAGCGCGGTCAGTCGCAAGACGGTCCGCTTCAACCAGATCGATTCGGCCACCGGCTCGCGGGTCAAGCAGAAGCGCGTGTCGGCCGAGGACGGCGAGGAGGTGCCCTACGAGCGCATCGTGAAGGGCTACGAGCTTCCCTCGGGGGAGTTCGTGCTGATCACCGACGACGAGGTCGCCGCTCTCGATCCCGAAGCGGTGCGCACCATCGACATCGACGAGTTCGTGGATCTGGCCGACATCGACCCGATCTTCTACGACAACGCCTACCACCTCGTGCCCGATGCGCAGACGGCCAAGCCCTACAAGCTGCTGGCCAACGCCATGGACGAGGCATCGAAGGTCGGCATCTGTCACTTCGTCATGCGGTCGAAGCAGTACCTCGGCGCCGTGCGCCCCGTCGACGGGCGGCTGGTGCTGTCCACGATGGTCTACGCCGACGAGATCGTCGACCCGGCCGACATCGGGGGCTTCGACCTGCTCGACGACATCGAGATCGACGAAAAGGAGCAGGCGATGGCCGAGCAACTCATCGCCACCCTCGACGCCACCTTCGAGCCCGAGCGTCACAAGGACACCTATCGCGAGGCGGTACTCGAGCTGATCGAGCGGAAGGCGGCAGGGGAGACCGGCGACGATCTCGTTCCCGCCCCCGCCGCGTCGTCGGACAAGGTGATCGACCTCATGGCCGCGCTCGAGGCATCGGTGAAGGAAGCGAAGAAGGCGCGGGGTCGTCATCCGGCCGCGGGGAAGGGCCCCGCCGGAAAGGGTGCCGGAAAGGGTGGGGCCAAGCCCGCGAAGAAGGCGGCGAAGAAGTCCGCCAAGAAGGCGGCCAAGAAATCTGCTCGCGTCCGCAAGTCGGCCTGA
- a CDS encoding Xaa-Pro peptidase family protein yields MFAERLQRARARMDADGVDVLLLSVGADLPYFSGYEAMPLERITMLVVPRDGDASLVVPALEAPRVREQAGVFTLTPWTESQDPIALIASLMGPAATAAVGDHMWSGFLVDLISACPGTSFRRASTITSPIRSVKTADEIARLRAASAAVDRIAARLQAGEIPLVGRTEAEVSAELGRQIIAEGHGRVNFAIVAAGENAASPHHEAGSRIIREGEGLLCDFGGTMVGDDGVGYCSDITRCVWVGDRPERDFLEAYAVLHEAQAASVRAATVGTPAEDVDRAGREKINNAGFGSYFIHRTGHGIGVEAHEDPYIVEGNTAPLAAGNAFSIEPGIYMPGQWGMRLEDIVVATPDGPDSLNLVDHHLAVVTA; encoded by the coding sequence ATGTTCGCCGAACGACTGCAACGTGCCCGGGCCCGCATGGACGCCGATGGGGTCGATGTCCTCCTGCTGTCGGTCGGTGCCGACCTGCCGTACTTCTCGGGCTACGAGGCGATGCCGCTCGAACGGATCACGATGCTGGTGGTGCCTCGTGACGGCGATGCCTCGCTCGTGGTGCCGGCGCTGGAAGCGCCCCGCGTGCGCGAACAGGCCGGGGTCTTCACCCTCACACCGTGGACCGAGAGCCAGGACCCCATCGCCCTCATCGCGTCGCTGATGGGTCCGGCGGCGACGGCCGCGGTCGGCGACCACATGTGGAGCGGGTTTCTCGTCGATCTCATCAGCGCCTGCCCCGGCACCTCGTTTCGACGGGCATCCACGATCACGAGCCCCATCCGCTCGGTGAAGACCGCCGACGAGATCGCGCGGCTCCGGGCCGCGAGCGCGGCGGTCGATCGCATCGCCGCCCGCCTGCAGGCCGGCGAGATTCCACTCGTCGGTCGTACCGAGGCCGAGGTCTCGGCCGAGCTGGGGCGTCAGATCATCGCCGAAGGCCACGGTCGGGTGAATTTCGCCATCGTCGCAGCGGGGGAGAACGCCGCATCACCACACCACGAGGCGGGCTCGCGCATCATCCGTGAAGGCGAGGGTCTGCTGTGCGATTTCGGCGGCACGATGGTCGGTGACGACGGCGTCGGCTACTGCTCCGACATCACGCGCTGCGTCTGGGTCGGCGACCGCCCCGAACGCGACTTCCTCGAGGCGTATGCCGTGCTCCACGAGGCGCAAGCCGCGTCGGTGCGGGCCGCGACGGTGGGCACGCCGGCCGAGGACGTCGATCGGGCCGGTCGGGAGAAGATCAACAACGCCGGTTTCGGTTCGTACTTCATCCACCGCACCGGTCACGGCATCGGGGTCGAGGCCCATGAAGACCCCTACATCGTCGAGGGCAACACCGCGCCGCTCGCGGCCGGCAACGCGTTCTCGATCGAGCCGGGCATCTACATGCCCGGACAGTGGGGCATGCGGCTCGAAGACATCGTGGTCGCGACCCCCGACGGGCCCGACTCGCTGAACCTCGTCGATCACCACCTCGCCGTGGTGACCGCGTGA
- the lipA gene encoding lipoyl synthase — protein MGPSSLRRGLRRCVHAPRQGDHRDARLGGGGPLTRPAGEAAVDRRALRVRWLGRVAYRDALGLQRALVADDADHLLLLEHPHTITTSRRTPAAHLLIDESAVRDLGGEVVETDRGGDITYHGPGQLVGYPILTVPGRRGGGMADTAAYVHGLEAVLIEVLAELGLEAGRLPRCTGVWVGTDSPQPRKIAAIGVRITRGRSMHGFALNVDPDLEWFDRIVPCGITDKGVTSLAREGRDATMATVVDLVTEAMARRFAAGRPIDRADVAWRVDDRDLAPFTRGEGAGTPVGRDGVGHGRAPGPSESDFDALADGTSVRLLGRLEEAGATDHDPVRLRARKPEWMRVPLDTGPEYRRIRATMRELDLVTVCEEAGCPNISECWNDGTATFMVLGERCTRACGFCLVDTRKPLAPDPDEPARVAEAVHRMGLRHAVITMVARDDLDDGGAAAVAATVAAIRERNPECRVETLVSDLRGDDASLAVLFAAEPDVFNHNIETVARLQRAVRPSAGYARSLSVLARAKAAGLTTKSSIIVGMGERSDEVEQTLADLAAVGTDIVTIGQYLRPTSHHLPVAQWWEPARFEEWKRLGEAAGIGHVESSPLTRSSYHARDAASAVTS, from the coding sequence CTGGGACCATCGAGCCTTCGACGGGGCCTACGCCGCTGCGTTCATGCACCGCGTCAAGGAGATCATCGAGACGCGCGACTGGGAGGCGGAGGTCCGCTGACCCGTCCCGCGGGTGAGGCCGCTGTCGACCGGCGAGCCCTCCGGGTTCGATGGCTCGGCCGGGTCGCCTATCGAGACGCGCTCGGCCTCCAGCGAGCGCTGGTGGCCGACGACGCCGACCACCTGCTGTTGCTCGAGCATCCGCACACGATCACCACCAGTCGGCGCACACCGGCCGCACATCTGCTGATCGACGAGTCCGCGGTGCGCGACCTCGGCGGTGAGGTCGTCGAGACCGATCGTGGAGGTGACATCACCTACCACGGACCCGGCCAACTCGTCGGCTACCCGATCCTCACCGTGCCCGGCCGTCGGGGCGGGGGCATGGCCGACACCGCGGCCTACGTCCACGGTCTCGAGGCCGTGCTCATCGAGGTGCTGGCCGAGCTCGGGCTCGAGGCCGGCCGCCTGCCCCGGTGCACGGGTGTGTGGGTGGGCACCGACTCGCCCCAGCCACGCAAGATCGCGGCGATCGGCGTGCGGATCACCCGAGGCCGCTCGATGCACGGGTTCGCGCTCAACGTCGATCCTGATCTCGAATGGTTCGATCGCATCGTGCCGTGTGGCATCACCGACAAGGGGGTCACCTCCCTGGCCCGCGAGGGTCGTGACGCGACGATGGCCACGGTGGTCGATCTCGTGACCGAGGCGATGGCCCGCCGGTTCGCCGCCGGTCGGCCCATCGACCGGGCCGACGTCGCCTGGCGCGTCGACGATCGCGACCTCGCCCCGTTCACCCGCGGCGAGGGCGCCGGCACGCCCGTCGGCCGTGACGGCGTCGGTCACGGTCGGGCCCCGGGGCCCTCCGAGTCCGACTTCGACGCGCTTGCCGACGGCACGTCGGTGCGACTCCTGGGGCGGCTCGAGGAAGCCGGAGCCACCGACCACGACCCCGTGCGGCTCCGAGCCCGCAAGCCCGAATGGATGCGGGTGCCGCTCGACACCGGCCCGGAATACCGCCGGATCCGGGCGACGATGCGCGAACTCGACCTCGTCACCGTCTGTGAAGAGGCCGGTTGCCCGAACATCTCCGAGTGCTGGAACGACGGCACCGCCACGTTCATGGTGCTCGGTGAACGGTGCACGAGGGCGTGCGGGTTCTGCCTCGTCGACACCCGCAAACCCCTGGCCCCCGATCCCGACGAACCGGCCCGGGTGGCCGAGGCCGTCCATCGAATGGGTCTGCGTCACGCAGTGATCACGATGGTCGCTCGCGACGACCTCGACGACGGTGGCGCAGCCGCCGTTGCCGCCACCGTGGCGGCGATCCGCGAACGCAACCCCGAGTGTCGGGTGGAGACGTTGGTGTCCGATCTGCGCGGTGACGACGCCTCGTTGGCGGTGCTCTTCGCCGCCGAACCCGACGTGTTCAACCACAACATCGAGACCGTGGCCCGACTCCAGCGCGCCGTTCGCCCTTCGGCGGGCTACGCGCGGAGCCTCTCGGTGCTGGCTCGGGCCAAGGCGGCGGGACTGACGACGAAGTCCTCGATCATCGTCGGGATGGGTGAGCGGTCCGACGAGGTCGAACAGACCCTGGCCGACCTCGCGGCCGTCGGCACCGACATCGTGACGATCGGCCAGTATCTGCGCCCGACCTCGCATCACCTTCCGGTCGCGCAGTGGTGGGAGCCGGCCCGGTTCGAGGAGTGGAAGCGACTCGGCGAGGCGGCGGGAATCGGCCATGTCGAGTCGTCGCCGCTCACCCGCTCGTCGTACCACGCCCGAGATGCCGCTTCAGCGGTCACCTCATAG
- the sucB gene encoding 2-oxoglutarate dehydrogenase, E2 component, dihydrolipoamide succinyltransferase codes for MADVTMPQLGETVTEGTITRWFKQVGDDVAMDEILFEISTDKVDSEVPSPVAGVLSEILAQEGDVVEVGQVLARVGDAGSESPAPAADAAPAESPAPPAESAPATAESTPDPAPSPAPAPAPPPPPPPAPTAAPEPEAPAAPAADASLVLSPVVRRLINDNGLDASTIEGSGIGGRITRADVERVILAGGGTSSEAPAAEAPEAPAAPAPESTPQAAPSQSPAPAPATDSAPVPAVGPRDEIVPLNNVRKRTAEHMVMSKQTSPHVLTAMEVDYERVEYVRRSIKSGWKADEGFSLTYLPFIARAVVDALREYPHLNASFGGDHLVVHDEVNLAVAVDIDFDGLLAPVVKAADGKRLRQIARDIVDVASRARTKQLRPDDLSGGTFTLTNAGQYGTMMQFPIINQPQVAILSTDGVQRKPVVVTDEYGNESIAIHSVGVLALAWDHRAFDGAYAAAFMHRVKEIIETRDWEAEVR; via the coding sequence ATGGCCGATGTCACGATGCCCCAGCTGGGTGAGACCGTCACCGAGGGGACGATCACACGGTGGTTCAAGCAGGTCGGCGACGACGTGGCGATGGACGAGATCCTCTTCGAGATCTCGACCGACAAGGTCGACAGCGAGGTTCCGAGCCCGGTGGCCGGCGTGCTGAGTGAGATCCTGGCCCAGGAAGGCGACGTCGTCGAGGTCGGCCAGGTGCTGGCCCGCGTCGGCGATGCGGGTTCCGAATCGCCGGCTCCGGCGGCCGATGCCGCGCCGGCCGAGTCGCCGGCTCCGCCGGCCGAGTCCGCGCCGGCGACGGCCGAGTCCACGCCGGACCCTGCACCATCGCCGGCACCGGCACCGGCACCCCCGCCCCCACCCCCGCCCGCTCCTACCGCGGCTCCCGAGCCCGAAGCGCCGGCCGCGCCGGCGGCGGACGCGTCACTCGTGCTCTCCCCGGTCGTTCGTCGCCTGATCAACGACAACGGACTCGACGCCTCGACCATCGAGGGTTCGGGGATCGGTGGCCGCATCACTCGCGCCGATGTCGAGCGAGTGATTCTCGCCGGTGGTGGCACCTCGTCCGAGGCACCGGCAGCCGAGGCCCCCGAGGCCCCGGCCGCACCGGCGCCCGAGTCCACCCCGCAGGCGGCGCCCTCGCAATCGCCGGCCCCGGCCCCGGCCACCGACTCGGCACCGGTCCCCGCGGTGGGCCCACGCGACGAGATCGTGCCCCTGAACAACGTGCGCAAGCGCACGGCCGAACACATGGTGATGTCGAAGCAGACCTCGCCCCACGTCCTCACGGCGATGGAGGTCGACTACGAGCGCGTCGAGTACGTGCGTCGCTCGATCAAGTCGGGTTGGAAGGCCGACGAGGGGTTCAGCCTCACCTATCTGCCCTTCATCGCCCGCGCCGTCGTCGATGCGCTGCGCGAGTACCCGCACCTCAACGCCAGTTTCGGCGGCGATCACCTGGTCGTCCACGACGAGGTGAATCTCGCCGTGGCCGTCGACATCGACTTCGACGGCCTCCTCGCCCCGGTGGTGAAGGCTGCCGATGGCAAGCGCCTCCGACAGATCGCGCGCGACATCGTCGACGTCGCGTCGCGGGCTCGCACCAAGCAGCTCCGCCCCGACGACCTCTCCGGTGGCACCTTCACCCTCACCAACGCGGGTCAGTACGGCACGATGATGCAGTTCCCGATCATCAATCAGCCGCAGGTCGCGATTCTCTCCACCGACGGCGTGCAGCGAAAGCCCGTCGTCGTCACCGACGAGTACGGCAACGAGTCGATCGCGATCCACTCGGTCGGCGTGCTGGCTCTGGCCTGGGACCATCGAGCCTTCGACGGGGCCTACGCCGCTGCGTTCATGCACCGCGTCAAGGAGATCATCGAGACGCGCGACTGGGAGGCGGAGGTCCGCTGA
- the lpdA gene encoding dihydrolipoyl dehydrogenase: MTSFSQEVVPIDGQHDVIVIGGGPGGYAAALYGAGIGLDVGMIERGKIGGTCLNVGCIPAKELLETAHVFRTVQDAAAFGVNASAPTLDWSVTMTRKQDIIDQLVGGLTGLLKGRKVTVYDGAGSLGADHRVTVSGGASGDVTLTAPAVVLATGSLPRSLPGFDVDGKFVVTSDEMLSIESLPATAAVIGGGAIGCEFASMMGDLGVEVTILEAMPQILAGCDADATKVVERSFKKRGITVRTGVMVQGHTPDASGNHTTVAFGEGETLDVETIVMSVGRRPFPDLLGLEGTGVATDERGYVTVDERCRTGEPGVWAVGDLINTPQLAHVAFAEGMLAIRDILGESPVPLDHHGTPWCIYCHPEVAFAGYTEEAAKAAGFDVVTSSHRFIGNGRAKIVGDTDGIVKVIAEKRADGTGGRILGVHMVGPWVTEQLGQGYLAVNWEATVDDVAAFIQPHPTMSELFGETVLSLTGRSLHG; encoded by the coding sequence TTGACCTCGTTCTCACAGGAGGTCGTTCCGATCGACGGACAACATGATGTGATCGTGATCGGCGGTGGCCCCGGTGGCTACGCCGCCGCACTCTACGGCGCCGGAATCGGACTCGACGTCGGCATGATCGAGCGCGGCAAGATCGGCGGCACCTGCCTCAACGTGGGCTGCATCCCGGCCAAGGAACTGCTCGAGACGGCGCACGTGTTCCGCACGGTGCAGGATGCGGCGGCGTTCGGGGTGAACGCCTCGGCGCCGACCCTCGACTGGTCGGTCACGATGACCCGCAAACAGGACATCATCGATCAGCTGGTCGGCGGGCTCACCGGTCTCCTCAAGGGCCGCAAGGTCACGGTCTACGACGGGGCCGGCTCGCTCGGCGCCGACCATCGGGTGACCGTCAGCGGCGGTGCGAGCGGTGACGTCACCCTCACGGCGCCCGCCGTCGTCCTGGCGACCGGTTCACTGCCGCGGTCCCTCCCCGGGTTCGACGTCGACGGCAAGTTCGTCGTCACCTCCGACGAGATGCTCTCGATCGAGTCGCTCCCCGCCACCGCCGCCGTCATCGGCGGCGGGGCGATCGGCTGCGAGTTCGCATCGATGATGGGCGATCTCGGTGTCGAGGTCACGATCCTCGAGGCGATGCCGCAGATCCTGGCCGGATGCGACGCCGACGCCACGAAGGTCGTCGAGCGGTCGTTCAAGAAGCGCGGTATCACGGTGCGGACCGGTGTGATGGTGCAGGGCCACACTCCCGACGCATCGGGCAACCACACCACCGTGGCCTTCGGCGAGGGCGAGACCCTCGATGTCGAGACCATCGTGATGTCCGTGGGTCGTCGGCCCTTCCCCGACCTGCTCGGGCTCGAGGGCACCGGCGTGGCCACCGACGAGCGCGGGTACGTCACGGTCGACGAACGCTGCCGCACCGGCGAGCCAGGCGTGTGGGCGGTGGGCGATCTGATCAACACACCGCAGCTGGCCCACGTGGCGTTCGCTGAAGGCATGCTCGCGATCCGCGACATCCTCGGCGAGTCCCCGGTGCCGCTCGACCATCACGGCACACCGTGGTGCATCTACTGCCACCCCGAGGTCGCCTTCGCCGGCTACACCGAGGAGGCGGCCAAGGCGGCCGGCTTCGACGTGGTCACCTCGTCGCATCGGTTCATCGGCAACGGGCGGGCCAAGATCGTCGGCGACACCGACGGCATCGTGAAGGTCATCGCCGAGAAGCGGGCCGACGGCACGGGCGGACGGATCCTCGGCGTCCACATGGTCGGGCCGTGGGTCACCGAGCAGCTCGGTCAGGGATACCTGGCGGTCAACTGGGAGGCCACGGTCGACGACGTCGCCGCGTTCATCCAGCCGCACCCGACCATGTCGGAGCTGTTCGGCGAGACGGTGTTGTCGCTGACCGGACGCTCCCTCCACGGCTGA
- a CDS encoding diguanylate cyclase, whose amino-acid sequence MTDASARPLTRPARAGVTALCRALEVFDPPAARRAALRAHLVDRLAVAAGVPTSDRVDAVTGALLAEISIVLTHVRPVGTVDIVPDPASAVLAASVLSRLTGLGGTARTVRHQYERWDGSGGPHGMRGPDIPLAARLLALAATLVGHPSPGAAPNWTARQRRVDELLGSALDPDLGAAAMLELSSGDPVHSDIELDEVLDALERFVPPERDSPVEALVSIGAAVRAADSMPDVLLVIAEQARRALQASTVTIGRLDHEAAEYETLLNVGDVGPGKERFPAEERHGAGDHPGLESIFDGQGYVRATDDGRADDPAIVSLYQRGLRSEAVWPISIGESVWGLVIATTRAESNVLDHDDLATLRLVATHIAAAVTQAQRIAEFEELALRDPLTGLGNRRVLEDRLRDVFSRPAVDRQDVAVIMCDVDGLKVVNDNEGHAAGDSLLVDAARALADAADTVDNSVVCRIGGDEFCIILDGGGMLSAHPVADLALAQFARSGHNRSLSCGVALATADMLTSGDLLRAADEMQYEEKRRRKGLPPLDELPEEGDRRRTRRVPD is encoded by the coding sequence ATGACCGACGCAAGCGCCCGACCGCTGACCCGTCCCGCGAGAGCCGGTGTCACCGCGCTCTGCCGCGCCCTCGAGGTCTTCGATCCGCCGGCGGCGCGCCGCGCCGCGCTCCGGGCCCACCTCGTCGACCGCCTCGCCGTCGCCGCCGGCGTCCCCACGTCGGACCGTGTGGATGCCGTCACCGGCGCCCTCCTCGCCGAGATCTCGATCGTGCTGACCCATGTCCGACCCGTCGGCACCGTGGACATCGTTCCCGATCCCGCGTCGGCCGTGCTCGCGGCCAGCGTGCTCAGCCGGCTCACCGGGCTGGGCGGGACAGCGCGCACCGTCCGCCACCAGTACGAACGATGGGACGGCAGCGGCGGACCCCACGGCATGCGCGGTCCCGACATCCCGCTCGCCGCCCGGCTGCTGGCCCTCGCCGCCACCCTGGTCGGACACCCGTCACCGGGCGCGGCGCCGAACTGGACCGCCCGTCAACGTCGCGTCGACGAGCTGCTCGGTTCCGCCCTCGACCCCGACCTGGGCGCCGCTGCGATGCTCGAGCTCAGCTCCGGCGACCCCGTCCATTCCGACATCGAACTCGACGAGGTGCTCGACGCGCTCGAGCGGTTCGTTCCGCCCGAACGCGACTCGCCCGTCGAGGCCCTCGTCTCGATCGGGGCGGCGGTGCGCGCCGCCGACTCGATGCCCGACGTGCTCCTCGTCATCGCCGAACAGGCCCGCCGCGCCCTGCAGGCCTCCACGGTCACGATCGGACGACTCGATCACGAGGCCGCCGAATACGAGACCCTGCTCAACGTCGGCGACGTCGGCCCCGGCAAGGAGCGTTTCCCGGCCGAGGAGCGCCACGGCGCCGGTGACCATCCCGGACTCGAATCGATCTTCGACGGTCAGGGTTACGTGCGGGCCACCGACGACGGGCGGGCCGACGACCCCGCCATCGTCTCGCTGTACCAGCGAGGGCTTCGCTCCGAGGCCGTGTGGCCGATCAGCATCGGCGAGAGCGTGTGGGGCCTGGTGATCGCCACCACCCGCGCCGAGTCCAACGTGCTGGATCACGACGACCTCGCAACCCTTCGCCTCGTCGCCACCCACATCGCGGCCGCCGTCACCCAGGCCCAGCGCATCGCCGAGTTCGAGGAACTCGCGCTGCGGGACCCGCTGACCGGCCTCGGCAACCGGCGCGTGCTCGAGGATCGTCTCCGTGACGTCTTCTCCCGGCCGGCCGTCGATCGTCAGGACGTCGCCGTCATCATGTGCGACGTCGATGGCCTGAAGGTGGTCAACGACAACGAAGGCCACGCAGCCGGCGACTCACTCCTCGTCGATGCAGCCCGGGCCCTGGCGGATGCCGCGGACACGGTCGACAACTCCGTGGTCTGCCGGATCGGCGGCGACGAGTTCTGCATCATCCTCGACGGCGGCGGCATGCTCTCGGCCCACCCCGTCGCCGACCTCGCGCTCGCCCAGTTCGCCCGTAGCGGCCACAACCGGTCACTCTCGTGCGGCGTGGCCCTGGCGACGGCCGACATGCTCACGTCCGGTGATCTGCTCCGCGCCGCCGACGAGATGCAGTACGAGGAGAAGCGTCGCCGCAAAGGCCTCCCGCCGCTCGACGAGCTTCCGGAAGAGGGCGACCGGCGACGCACCCGGCGGGTCCCCGACTGA